In the Catenulispora sp. GP43 genome, one interval contains:
- a CDS encoding ABC transporter ATP-binding protein: MTTATAPTAPRAVPAASAAVIEASGLTKRYNGAARGAVTALDGLTLSVPAGVIGLVGANGAGKSTLIKILLGLLAPSSGSASVLGYDVVDQAERIRTLVGYMPEHDCLPPDVTATEFVTHMGRMGGLPPTAAKERAAESLRHVGLHEERYRLIGTYSTGMKQRVKLAQALVGDPRLLLLDEPTNGLDPAGREAMLDLVERIGAEFGISILVASHLLGEIEQICDSLVAIESGKLLRAASMSAFTKASAVLAVEVDEGAAKLAAALKSAGLTPRRDGRALLVRLGATEEESDGIYDAIRDAVADLGLPLNRLERRRHRVEELFADEEFDDLDGPDERDGSEAGPLAGTAAPSAAAAASAASATAAAAAAADPAAPAADAAAVPPAPAAEASAEAAESETDHE; this comes from the coding sequence ATGACCACAGCCACGGCACCAACGGCCCCGCGGGCCGTCCCGGCAGCCTCCGCCGCCGTGATCGAGGCATCCGGCCTCACCAAGCGCTACAACGGCGCCGCCCGGGGCGCGGTGACGGCACTGGACGGCCTGACCCTGTCCGTCCCGGCCGGCGTCATCGGGCTGGTCGGGGCGAACGGCGCGGGCAAGTCGACGCTGATCAAGATCCTGCTCGGGCTGCTGGCCCCGTCCTCCGGCTCGGCCTCGGTCCTCGGGTACGACGTCGTCGACCAGGCCGAGCGCATCAGGACCCTGGTCGGCTACATGCCCGAGCACGACTGCCTGCCGCCCGACGTGACCGCCACCGAGTTCGTCACGCATATGGGCCGCATGGGCGGCCTGCCGCCGACCGCCGCCAAGGAGCGGGCCGCCGAATCGCTGCGCCACGTCGGCCTGCACGAGGAGCGCTACCGCCTGATCGGCACCTACTCCACCGGCATGAAGCAGCGCGTGAAGCTGGCCCAGGCACTGGTCGGCGACCCGCGCCTGCTGCTGCTGGACGAGCCCACCAACGGCCTGGACCCGGCCGGCCGCGAGGCGATGCTGGACCTGGTCGAGCGCATCGGCGCCGAGTTCGGCATCTCCATCCTGGTCGCCTCGCACCTGCTGGGCGAGATCGAGCAGATCTGCGACTCCCTGGTCGCCATCGAATCCGGCAAGCTGCTGCGCGCGGCCTCCATGTCGGCCTTCACCAAGGCCAGCGCGGTCCTGGCGGTCGAGGTCGACGAGGGCGCGGCGAAGCTGGCGGCGGCGCTGAAGAGCGCCGGCCTCACGCCGCGCCGCGACGGCCGGGCGCTGCTGGTCCGGCTCGGGGCGACCGAGGAGGAGTCCGACGGGATCTACGACGCGATCCGGGACGCGGTGGCCGACCTCGGGCTGCCGCTGAACCGGCTGGAGCGGCGGCGGCACCGGGTCGAGGAGCTGTTCGCCGACGAGGAGTTCGACGATCTGGACGGTCCCGACGAGCGCGACGGGTCCGAGGCCGGACCGCTCGCCGGCACCGCCGCACCCTCGGCCGCCGCCGCCGCCTCTGCCGCATCAGCCACGGCCGCCGCTGCCGCTGCCGCAGATCCCGCCGCACCCGCCGCCGACGCCGCCGCAGTACCCCCGGCCCCCGCCGCCGAAGCCTCCGCCGAAGCCGCCGAGAGCGAGACCGACCATGAGTAG
- the rplM gene encoding 50S ribosomal protein L13 yields MRTFSPKPGDVQRQWHVIDARDVVLGRLASQTAQLLRGKHKAIFAPHVDTGDFVIIINAEKVHLSGNKREDKLAYRHSGYPGGLRSVKYGDLIDKDPRKAIEKAVRGMLPKNSLGRQQLSKLKVYRGEEHPHAAQKPEPFVINQVAQ; encoded by the coding sequence GTGCGTACGTTCAGCCCCAAGCCCGGTGACGTGCAGCGTCAGTGGCACGTCATCGATGCCCGTGACGTCGTTCTCGGCCGTCTCGCCTCGCAGACCGCGCAGCTTCTGCGCGGGAAGCACAAGGCGATCTTCGCGCCGCACGTCGACACCGGCGACTTCGTCATCATCATCAACGCCGAGAAGGTTCACCTCTCCGGCAACAAGCGCGAGGACAAGCTCGCGTACCGGCACTCCGGCTACCCGGGCGGTCTGCGTTCCGTCAAGTACGGCGACCTGATCGACAAGGACCCGCGCAAGGCCATCGAGAAGGCCGTCCGCGGCATGCTGCCGAAGAACTCCCTGGGCCGCCAGCAGCTGTCGAAGCTGAAGGTGTACCGCGGCGAGGAGCACCCGCACGCCGCGCAGAAGCCCGAGCCGTTCGTCATCAACCAGGTCGCGCAGTAG
- the rpsI gene encoding 30S ribosomal protein S9: protein MTEVDTTTETVDEFAGDGTEEELTEYTSETPAAAAAPVVRRTASTSGQGLGRRKEAIARVRIVPGTGTWKINGRTLDSYFPNKVHQQLVNDPFKVLELDGAYDVVARIDGGGISGQAGALRLGVARALNAADLENNRATLKKAGFLTRDPRATERKKAGLKKARKAPQYSKR, encoded by the coding sequence GTGACCGAGGTCGACACCACCACCGAGACCGTTGACGAGTTCGCCGGCGACGGCACCGAGGAGGAGCTCACCGAGTACACCTCCGAGACCCCCGCGGCCGCGGCCGCCCCGGTCGTGCGCCGTACGGCCAGCACCTCCGGCCAGGGCCTGGGCCGCCGCAAGGAGGCCATCGCCCGCGTCCGGATCGTGCCGGGCACCGGCACCTGGAAGATCAACGGCCGCACCCTGGACTCCTACTTCCCGAACAAGGTCCACCAGCAGCTGGTGAACGACCCGTTCAAGGTCCTGGAGCTGGACGGCGCGTACGACGTCGTCGCCCGCATCGACGGCGGCGGCATCTCCGGCCAGGCCGGCGCGCTGCGCCTGGGCGTGGCCCGCGCGCTGAACGCGGCGGACCTGGAGAACAACCGGGCGACGCTGAAGAAGGCCGGCTTCCTGACCCGGGACCCCCGCGCCACCGAGCGCAAGAAGGCCGGTCTGAAGAAGGCCCGTAAGGCGCCGCAGTACAGCAAGCGCTAA
- the glmM gene encoding phosphoglucosamine mutase yields the protein MTRLFGTDGVRGMANRDLTAELALDLSVAAAHVLGEVGAFEGHRPKAVVGRDPRASGEFLEGAVVAGLASAGVDVLRLGVLPTPAVAYLTEALGADLGVVLSASHNPAPDNGIKFLARGGVKLDDALEDAIEARMNEQWSRPVGAAVGRVNDYPEGGERYIEHLLATLPNRLDGLKVVVDEANGAAYRVSPEALRRAGAEVIATHVEPDGQNINDDCGSTHLAKLKAAVIEHGAHAGIAHDGDADRCLAVDADGEEVDGDQILAVLALSLRAQGKLAGDTVVGTVMANFGFKQAMRREGLNFVETAVGDRYVLEVMRAGGYVLGGEQSGHVILTEHATTGDGTLTALHLLARVAETGQSLAELAAVMHKFPQVMINVKDVDKSRAATSAELAQAVKEAEAELGETGRVLLRPSGTEPLVRVMVEAEDAALARRLAEHLAGVVKMALG from the coding sequence ATGACCAGGCTTTTCGGCACCGACGGCGTTCGCGGCATGGCCAACCGGGATCTGACAGCGGAACTGGCGCTGGACCTTTCGGTGGCCGCCGCGCACGTGCTCGGCGAAGTGGGGGCGTTCGAGGGACACCGGCCCAAGGCGGTGGTCGGCCGCGATCCCCGGGCCTCCGGGGAGTTCCTGGAGGGCGCCGTGGTCGCCGGGCTGGCCTCGGCCGGCGTGGACGTGCTGCGCCTGGGCGTGCTGCCCACCCCGGCGGTCGCCTACCTGACCGAGGCCCTGGGCGCCGACCTCGGCGTGGTCCTGTCGGCCTCGCACAACCCGGCCCCGGACAACGGCATCAAGTTCCTCGCCCGCGGCGGCGTGAAGCTCGACGACGCCCTCGAGGACGCCATCGAGGCCCGGATGAACGAGCAGTGGTCGCGCCCCGTCGGCGCCGCCGTCGGCCGGGTCAACGACTACCCCGAGGGCGGCGAGCGCTACATCGAGCACCTGCTGGCCACCCTCCCCAACCGCCTGGACGGCCTGAAGGTGGTCGTCGACGAGGCCAACGGCGCCGCCTACCGGGTCTCCCCGGAAGCGCTGCGCCGCGCCGGCGCCGAGGTGATCGCCACCCACGTCGAGCCCGACGGCCAGAACATCAACGACGACTGCGGATCCACCCACCTGGCCAAGCTGAAGGCGGCCGTGATCGAGCACGGCGCGCACGCCGGCATCGCCCACGACGGCGACGCGGACCGCTGCCTGGCCGTCGACGCCGACGGCGAGGAGGTCGACGGCGACCAGATCCTGGCGGTCCTGGCGCTGTCCCTGCGCGCCCAGGGCAAGCTGGCCGGCGACACGGTGGTCGGCACCGTGATGGCGAACTTCGGCTTCAAGCAGGCGATGCGGCGCGAGGGCCTGAACTTCGTCGAGACCGCGGTCGGCGACCGCTACGTGCTGGAGGTCATGCGCGCCGGCGGCTACGTGCTCGGCGGCGAGCAGTCCGGCCACGTGATCCTCACCGAGCACGCCACCACCGGCGACGGCACCCTGACGGCGCTGCACCTGCTGGCCCGGGTGGCCGAGACCGGGCAGTCGCTGGCCGAGCTCGCGGCGGTGATGCACAAGTTCCCGCAGGTGATGATCAACGTCAAGGACGTGGACAAGTCGCGGGCCGCGACGAGCGCGGAGCTGGCGCAGGCCGTGAAGGAGGCCGAGGCCGAGCTCGGCGAGACCGGGCGGGTGCTGCTGCGGCCGAGCGGGACCGAGCCGCTGGTCCGGGTGATGGTGGAGGCCGAGGACGCCGCGCTGGCGCGCCGGCTGGCCGAGCACCTGGCCGGGGTCGTGAAGATGGCGCTGGGCTAG
- a CDS encoding ATP-dependent 6-phosphofructokinase → MNTADLLTITSDDLAITRLGDRTVDTPLADLLGEREETWHYVTETDRVLLDVVQGIANKRDVDVAGLPAFNPGGPRRKLFFEPSEVTAAIVTCGGLCPGLNNVIRGLVLHLGRAYGVKRVLGFRNGFKGLTDGSEPMELTEQAVADIQNRGGTILGTSRGNQDPRVAVDTMVRLGVNILFVIGGDGTLRGAEKLADEARARGERIAVVGIPKTIDNDIPWIDRSFGFHTAFGQAAQSIRAAHIEASSTENGVGLVKLMGRHSGFIACYSTLASHDVDFTLIPEVPFGIDTFLSRLKKKVEQQGHAVVVVAEGAGQEHFPASDQTDASGNTKLNDIGALLKRRIVESFGDEPLSVRYVDPGYEIRSVPANAFDAVYCTRLAQAATHAGMAGFTSMVVGQWSGRMVHLPIELATASRNVVDPHGQLWMNVLETTGQPKQML, encoded by the coding sequence ATGAACACGGCCGATCTTCTCACCATCACTTCCGATGATCTGGCCATCACGCGCCTGGGAGACCGCACCGTCGACACCCCGCTGGCCGACCTGCTCGGCGAGCGTGAGGAGACGTGGCACTACGTCACCGAGACCGACCGGGTCCTGCTCGACGTGGTCCAGGGCATAGCGAACAAGCGCGACGTGGATGTGGCCGGCCTGCCGGCCTTCAACCCCGGCGGCCCCCGCCGGAAGCTGTTCTTCGAGCCGTCCGAGGTCACCGCCGCCATCGTCACCTGCGGCGGCCTGTGCCCCGGCCTGAACAACGTGATCCGCGGCCTGGTGCTGCACCTGGGCCGGGCCTACGGCGTCAAGCGCGTCCTGGGGTTCCGCAACGGCTTCAAGGGCCTCACCGACGGCTCGGAGCCGATGGAGCTCACCGAGCAGGCGGTCGCCGACATCCAGAACCGCGGCGGCACCATCCTGGGCACCTCCCGGGGCAACCAGGACCCCCGGGTGGCCGTGGACACGATGGTCCGGCTCGGGGTCAACATCCTGTTCGTGATCGGCGGCGACGGCACTCTGCGCGGCGCCGAGAAGCTGGCGGACGAGGCCCGCGCCCGCGGCGAGCGCATCGCGGTGGTCGGCATCCCGAAGACCATCGACAACGACATCCCCTGGATCGACCGCTCCTTCGGCTTCCACACCGCGTTCGGCCAGGCCGCGCAGTCCATCCGCGCGGCGCACATAGAGGCGTCCTCGACGGAGAACGGCGTCGGCCTGGTGAAGCTGATGGGCCGGCACAGCGGCTTCATCGCCTGCTACTCGACCCTGGCCAGCCACGACGTGGACTTCACCCTGATCCCCGAGGTCCCCTTCGGCATAGACACGTTCCTGTCGCGCCTGAAGAAGAAGGTCGAGCAGCAGGGACACGCCGTGGTCGTGGTCGCCGAGGGCGCGGGCCAGGAGCACTTCCCGGCCTCGGACCAGACCGACGCCTCGGGGAACACGAAGCTGAACGACATCGGGGCGCTGCTGAAGCGGCGGATCGTCGAGTCGTTCGGGGACGAGCCGCTGTCGGTGCGCTACGTGGACCCCGGCTACGAGATCCGCTCCGTCCCGGCGAACGCCTTCGACGCGGTGTACTGCACGCGCCTGGCGCAGGCCGCCACCCACGCCGGCATGGCGGGCTTCACCTCGATGGTGGTCGGCCAGTGGAGCGGCCGGATGGTGCACCTGCCGATCGAGCTGGCCACGGCCAGCCGGAACGTGGTTGACCCGCACGGTCAGCTGTGGATGAACGTGCTGGAGACCACGGGGCAGCCCAAGCAGATGCTGTGA
- a CDS encoding ABC-F family ATP-binding cassette domain-containing protein, translating into MGHIDVNSLQYHLPDGRILLEDVSFRIGDGDKAALVGANGAGKTTLLRLIAGDVEPTGGAVVRSGGLGVMRQFVDRKPQDGEEPPTVRTLLLSVAQPALQKAAAELEAAELAMMEDESEPTQMRYAQALVDWGDAGGYEAETLWDTCCTIAIGIPYIQAQFRAASTLSGGEQKRLVLEALLRGPDQVLLLDEPDNFLDVPGKRWLEEAINETVKTVLFVTHDRELLARTAKKIVTVEVGSSGGIGGSVWIHGGGFGNYHEARKARFDRFEELLRRWEEEHRRLKDLVNTLRQQAKISPDMAAKYRAMCTRLEKFEQAGPPPAPPREQQVKMRLKGGRTGVRAFECVDLELSGLMKPFSTEVFYGERVAVLGGNGSGKSHFLRLLAGEDIAHTGTFKLGARVVPGHFRQTHRQPALEQKTLLEILWEEFSFQRDNASPTLARYALNQQAEQRFGNLSGGQQARFQILRLELTGSTMLLLDEPTDNLDLMSADALEAGLEAYQGTVIAVTHDRWFARGFDRYLVFGSDGRVYEAPEPVWDERRPDRRPVKSGAKS; encoded by the coding sequence ATGGGCCATATCGACGTCAACAGCCTCCAGTACCACCTCCCGGACGGCCGCATCCTGCTGGAGGACGTGTCGTTCCGGATCGGCGACGGCGACAAGGCGGCCCTGGTCGGCGCGAACGGCGCGGGCAAGACCACCCTGCTGCGGCTGATCGCCGGCGACGTCGAGCCGACCGGCGGCGCCGTGGTCCGCTCCGGCGGCCTCGGCGTGATGCGGCAGTTCGTGGACCGCAAGCCGCAGGACGGCGAAGAACCGCCGACCGTGCGCACTCTCCTGTTGTCCGTCGCGCAGCCTGCGCTCCAGAAGGCCGCGGCGGAGTTGGAGGCCGCGGAACTGGCCATGATGGAGGACGAGTCCGAGCCGACCCAGATGCGTTACGCACAGGCGCTCGTCGACTGGGGCGACGCAGGCGGCTATGAAGCGGAAACGCTATGGGACACCTGCTGCACCATCGCTATTGGCATTCCCTATATCCAGGCACAGTTCCGCGCCGCCTCTACGCTCTCCGGCGGTGAGCAGAAGCGCCTCGTCCTGGAAGCCCTCCTGCGCGGCCCGGATCAGGTGCTCCTGCTCGACGAGCCGGACAACTTCCTGGACGTCCCCGGCAAGCGCTGGCTGGAAGAGGCCATCAACGAGACCGTCAAGACGGTCCTGTTCGTCACCCACGACCGCGAACTCCTGGCGCGTACCGCCAAGAAGATCGTCACCGTGGAGGTCGGTTCCAGCGGCGGCATCGGCGGCTCCGTCTGGATCCACGGCGGCGGCTTCGGGAACTACCACGAGGCCCGCAAGGCCCGCTTCGACCGCTTCGAAGAACTCCTGCGCCGCTGGGAAGAGGAACACCGCAGGCTCAAGGACCTGGTGAACACTCTCCGCCAGCAAGCGAAGATCAGCCCCGACATGGCCGCCAAGTACCGCGCCATGTGCACGCGCCTGGAGAAGTTCGAGCAGGCGGGTCCGCCTCCGGCGCCGCCGCGCGAGCAACAGGTGAAGATGCGCCTTAAGGGCGGCCGTACCGGTGTCCGCGCTTTCGAGTGCGTGGATCTGGAGCTGAGCGGCCTTATGAAGCCGTTCTCTACGGAAGTCTTCTATGGGGAACGCGTAGCGGTTCTCGGAGGGAACGGCTCAGGGAAGTCCCACTTCCTCCGTCTCCTGGCGGGTGAGGACATCGCCCACACCGGCACCTTCAAACTCGGCGCGCGCGTCGTCCCCGGACACTTCCGCCAGACGCACCGCCAGCCGGCGCTGGAGCAGAAGACTCTCCTGGAGATCCTCTGGGAGGAGTTCTCTTTCCAACGCGACAACGCGTCCCCGACGCTCGCGCGCTATGCGCTGAATCAACAGGCGGAGCAACGCTTCGGCAACCTTTCCGGAGGCCAGCAGGCGCGGTTCCAGATCCTGCGCCTGGAGCTGACCGGCTCCACGATGCTCCTGCTGGACGAGCCGACCGACAACCTGGACCTGATGTCGGCGGACGCGCTGGAGGCCGGCCTGGAGGCGTACCAGGGCACCGTGATCGCCGTCACGCACGACCGGTGGTTCGCCCGCGGCTTCGACCGCTACCTGGTCTTCGGCTCCGACGGCCGGGTCTACGAGGCGCCCGAACCGGTGTGGGACGAGCGCCGGCCGGACCGCAGGCCGGTCAAGTCCGGTGCGAAGTCATGA